The Actinomycetota bacterium genome includes the window TCCTGTCGTCGATGTCGCTGAACTGCGTGCGGGCGTGCTCCTCCGGCACGCCCGCGGCGACCATCATCTCGACGGCGGCCGCCTCCGGGAGAGCGGCCCACATCTTCATGAACGCCTCCCCCTCGATGGGGGTCTGCCAGATCTTGGCCACGCCGTGCCAGTTCCCGTGGGGGCTGAGGACCGCGGAGGCGGCCGCCCACGTGCGTACGAGGTCCGGGCGCACGCAGACGAGACGGAGGGTCAGGAGCGCCCCCCAGTCGTGCCCCACGAGGTCGACCGGCTCCCCGGCGGCCTCGAGCTCGGACACGAGCCACCCCAGGTACGACTCCTTCGTGGCGTCGAAACCGTCCGGACGCGGGCAGCCGAACCCGGGCAGCGACGGGGTCAGGACGTCCTCACGCCCGAGGTGGGGCAGGACCGGCTCCCAGATGCGGGACGTGTCCGGTACGCCGTGCACGAGGACCGCTGGCATGTCCGGAGCCTACCGGACCCCGGACACGACCGGTCCGGGCCGGACCCGTCACCCGATAGGACGGAGAACGGCTCCCATCACGTGCACCGGGTCGCACTCCTCGCAGTGGCGCCAGTCACGCAGCAGCAGCTGCCACCCGCGGTTGATGTAGAGCGAGGCGGCGGGGGGCGGCCCCAGCCGGTTCGTCGACAGGAGAGCGGTGTCCGCGTCGAGGTCGTCGAGGATCTCGTCGTGCATGAGCCCGCCGATCTTGCGTCCCCGATGCTCCGGGAGCAGGGCGAGCTCCATGAGGTGGAAGCAGCTGCGGGTCCAGATGGGGTCGAGGAGCTGCGTGATCGGACCGCAGAACCAGTTCTCCGGGTCCCACGTGGCT containing:
- a CDS encoding alpha/beta hydrolase, coding for MPAVLVHGVPDTSRIWEPVLPHLGREDVLTPSLPGFGCPRPDGFDATKESYLGWLVSELEAAGEPVDLVGHDWGALLTLRLVCVRPDLVRTWAAASAVLSPHGNWHGVAKIWQTPIEGEAFMKMWAALPEAAAVEMMVAAGVPEEHARTQFSDIDDRMLSSVLDLYRSAERVFEEWSEDMASVTRPGLLLAGAADPVMKLSLAQAESERIDVPIEVFEGGHWFPLEDPQGFADTLQEHWARV
- a CDS encoding GNAT family N-acetyltransferase, which encodes MAVQVLSVVPGEVERYRPGIVEVYRRVFTAHPWSEPAEWADGFGDGLVEWRRFTPGFRLVVALDDDRVAGFAMGATWDPENWFCGPITQLLDPIWTRSCFHLMELALLPEHRGRKIGGLMHDEILDDLDADTALLSTNRLGPPPAASLYINRGWQLLLRDWRHCEECDPVHVMGAVLRPIG